In Chryseobacterium gotjawalense, the following are encoded in one genomic region:
- the tamL gene encoding translocation and assembly module lipoprotein TamL, protein MIKLNSSYYKIVTTLSLAFLISSCSNTKFLQEGQLLYTGAKINIKNDTLSKKEKSNLKEALQEQLRPKPNSSFLGLRPKLYIYNITKEPKKQKGIGYWLKYKIGEKPVLLGDVDREFNKKIVVNYSENKGFFNAKASSDTISKNKKAQVIYTLKPGARYLISKVNFPGDSTEINKEIQSVKDKTFLKAGNPFDLAVIKAERERINAHLKNRGFYYFSPDNIIVQADSTVTKKPEVELFVKLKNNTPALAKDQFTIDKTIVFADYDIRDVKLGKYGIPYNTDSVEMYNNIHIIDPKNKFKPKIFDRTLYFDKGDLYNRTDHNLSLNRLISLGVFKFVKNEFIVSDSLNHQFDAYYLLTPRPFQSLRLETLGKTNSANYTGGEVNLNWTHRNFFRGAEQLKAAIYGAADIQVGGPKDANNIVRVGANAQLSIPRIVAPFKFHSSSAYVPRTNINIGYEYLSRTQLYTLHSFTTSYGYLWKENERKEHELKILDVTVVAPQKVTEKYLEQINGNPANEIIANPSLQRVIDKQLIFGPTYSYTYTNTMLPKKNTFYYKGSADLAGTITGLVTGADAKAGKEKELFNIPFSQYAKMEHDFRYYRKINNKSTIATRFIAGIGYPYGNSITMPYVKQFFVGGSNSIRAFRARTLGPGSYDPRTQNASFFFDQSGDIKLELNAEYRANIYKFLNAAVFADAGNVWLVNEDLTRPGGKFSKDFVKEIAVGAGVGLRLDFSILILRLDLTMPLRIPYYDEGDRWTFDKIDFGSSAWRKDNLILNIAIGYPF, encoded by the coding sequence ATGATAAAACTGAACAGCTCTTATTATAAAATAGTTACGACACTTTCTTTGGCATTCCTAATTTCATCCTGTAGCAATACTAAATTTCTGCAGGAAGGTCAACTATTATACACCGGCGCGAAAATCAACATTAAAAATGATACGCTCTCAAAAAAAGAAAAATCAAATTTAAAAGAAGCACTTCAGGAGCAACTTCGCCCGAAACCGAATTCTTCTTTTTTGGGTTTAAGGCCTAAACTTTATATTTATAATATCACTAAAGAGCCTAAAAAGCAAAAAGGAATTGGTTACTGGCTGAAATATAAAATCGGAGAAAAACCAGTTTTGCTAGGTGATGTCGATCGGGAATTCAATAAAAAAATCGTCGTAAATTATTCTGAAAACAAAGGTTTTTTTAATGCAAAAGCATCATCAGACACCATTTCTAAAAATAAAAAAGCGCAGGTTATTTACACCTTAAAACCTGGTGCAAGATATTTGATCAGCAAGGTTAATTTTCCGGGAGATTCTACTGAAATTAACAAAGAAATCCAGTCGGTAAAGGATAAAACTTTTCTGAAAGCAGGAAACCCTTTCGATTTAGCCGTAATCAAAGCAGAACGTGAAAGAATTAATGCCCATTTAAAAAACCGTGGTTTTTATTATTTCAGTCCTGATAACATTATCGTTCAGGCAGACAGTACCGTGACCAAAAAACCAGAAGTTGAACTTTTCGTAAAACTGAAAAACAATACTCCGGCATTGGCAAAAGACCAGTTCACGATAGACAAAACCATCGTTTTTGCAGATTATGATATTAGAGACGTAAAACTGGGAAAATACGGAATCCCTTATAATACCGATTCTGTAGAAATGTACAACAACATTCACATCATCGATCCTAAAAACAAATTCAAACCGAAAATTTTCGACCGTACGCTTTATTTTGACAAAGGAGATCTGTACAACCGAACAGACCATAATCTTTCATTGAACCGACTGATCAGTTTAGGCGTTTTTAAGTTTGTAAAAAATGAGTTTATCGTTTCAGATTCATTAAATCATCAATTTGATGCGTATTATCTTTTGACACCGAGACCGTTTCAGTCGTTGCGTTTAGAAACTTTAGGAAAAACCAATTCCGCCAATTATACCGGTGGAGAAGTCAATCTGAACTGGACTCACCGGAATTTTTTCCGTGGCGCAGAACAGCTAAAAGCCGCCATTTATGGCGCAGCAGATATTCAGGTCGGCGGTCCAAAAGATGCGAACAATATTGTCAGAGTCGGTGCCAATGCGCAACTTTCTATTCCGAGAATTGTAGCGCCTTTTAAATTTCATTCTTCAAGTGCTTATGTTCCGAGAACGAACATCAATATCGGTTATGAATATCTGAGCCGAACTCAATTGTATACTTTGCACAGTTTCACGACTTCATACGGATATCTTTGGAAAGAAAACGAAAGAAAGGAACATGAATTAAAAATTTTGGATGTAACTGTTGTCGCCCCACAAAAGGTAACAGAGAAGTATTTGGAACAGATCAATGGAAATCCGGCAAACGAGATTATCGCAAATCCTTCACTTCAAAGAGTGATTGACAAACAATTGATTTTTGGTCCCACTTACAGTTACACCTATACCAATACGATGCTTCCGAAAAAGAACACTTTCTATTATAAAGGAAGTGCGGATTTGGCAGGAACAATCACCGGTTTAGTGACTGGCGCCGATGCAAAAGCAGGAAAAGAAAAAGAATTATTCAACATTCCTTTCAGTCAATATGCGAAGATGGAACATGATTTCAGATATTATCGAAAAATTAATAATAAAAGTACCATCGCTACCCGATTTATTGCGGGCATTGGATATCCTTATGGAAATTCAATTACAATGCCTTACGTAAAACAGTTCTTTGTGGGCGGAAGCAATAGTATCCGTGCCTTTCGTGCCCGAACTTTAGGGCCGGGAAGTTATGATCCAAGAACTCAAAATGCGTCTTTCTTTTTTGATCAGTCTGGAGACATTAAATTAGAACTGAATGCAGAATACCGGGCGAATATTTATAAATTTCTGAATGCCGCCGTATTCGCTGATGCTGGAAATGTCTGGCTCGTGAATGAAGATCTTACCCGTCCTGGTGGGAAATTTTCTAAAGATTTTGTAAAAGAAATCGCAGTTGGTGCCGGCGTTGGATTAAGACTTGACTTTTCAATCTTGATTTTAAGACTCGATTTGACCATGCCACTCCGCATTCCTTATTATGATGAAGGCGACCGCTGGACTTTTGATAAAATTGATTTTGGAAGCAGCGCCTGGAGAAAAGACAATTTGATTTTGAATATAGCAATTGGTTATCCTTTCTGA
- a CDS encoding monovalent cation:proton antiporter-2 (CPA2) family protein has translation MNESSLTQTALIFLGAAIVMVPLVRKLGLSAVIGYILGGIIIGPFGLKLTGNDSNDIMQATEFGVIMLLFLVGLEIEPKKFWKIRKKIIGMGLGQMAITVALLFLIFYLADWRKDQALVAALCFSLSSTAIVLQTLKEKNIFRTDVGEASFSILLFQDIAVIPIIALLPVIAKKSDTDENQLLLQYLPDWLQPFSIILGVVALIILGRYIFVPFLRYVSRSGMNELLTASSLFLVIGVSELMHAVGLSPALGAFIAGVMLATSEFRHELESQIDPFKGLLLAVFFVSVGSTINFHVIMGDPMFIFTTIIVVLIVKFVVLVGVLKLFKLKLHENLLVAFGLSQIGEFAFVLINYSTKLYLFDPKLNAQLMAITAITMCVTPILLLINDKFIEPRIHDVKNEMPEMEGPIKQQRIIIVGFGHFGSTVGRLLRVNGISATVLDNDPQRINLLRSKGFKVYFGDAAKPGILRSAGAETADLLILCLDSPEKNKFILEYAREHFPQLKIYVRAKNRLDAYDFINNGVENIYRETLGTAVDMAVDILKATGMRAYAARRLGQRFMVIDKAMTRKLAKDQLSDKVTFTMTEHLDREAELLAEDSHSFDESQWNEYEEYQN, from the coding sequence GTTATATATTGGGGGGAATAATCATTGGCCCTTTTGGTTTAAAATTGACCGGTAACGACTCCAATGACATTATGCAAGCCACAGAATTCGGTGTAATCATGCTGCTTTTTCTGGTTGGCCTGGAAATAGAACCCAAAAAATTCTGGAAAATCCGAAAGAAAATAATCGGGATGGGATTAGGACAAATGGCCATCACCGTTGCCCTTTTATTTTTGATTTTTTACCTGGCAGATTGGCGTAAGGATCAGGCATTGGTGGCCGCCTTATGTTTTAGTTTATCTTCCACAGCGATTGTTTTGCAGACTTTAAAAGAGAAAAACATTTTCAGAACTGATGTTGGTGAAGCCTCTTTCTCCATTCTTCTTTTTCAGGATATTGCTGTAATCCCAATTATCGCGCTCTTGCCGGTTATTGCTAAAAAATCAGATACAGACGAGAACCAGTTACTTTTACAATATCTCCCCGACTGGCTGCAACCGTTTTCGATTATTTTAGGGGTAGTTGCTTTGATTATATTAGGACGTTATATTTTCGTTCCGTTCCTCCGGTATGTTTCCCGTTCCGGAATGAATGAATTACTTACCGCCTCTTCCCTTTTCCTGGTCATTGGCGTTTCTGAGTTAATGCATGCTGTAGGATTAAGCCCGGCATTAGGGGCATTTATCGCCGGGGTAATGTTGGCAACCAGCGAATTCCGGCATGAGCTTGAAAGCCAGATTGATCCTTTCAAAGGTTTACTTTTGGCCGTATTTTTCGTGAGTGTGGGATCTACAATAAATTTCCACGTCATTATGGGAGATCCGATGTTTATTTTCACAACAATTATTGTTGTTTTAATTGTGAAATTTGTTGTGCTCGTAGGTGTTTTAAAATTATTCAAATTAAAACTTCATGAAAATCTATTGGTCGCTTTTGGACTTTCACAAATTGGAGAGTTTGCCTTTGTCTTGATTAATTATTCTACAAAACTCTATTTATTTGACCCAAAACTCAACGCACAGTTAATGGCAATCACCGCGATTACCATGTGTGTAACTCCTATTCTTTTACTCATTAATGATAAGTTCATTGAACCCCGCATTCACGATGTAAAAAATGAAATGCCTGAAATGGAAGGTCCGATTAAACAACAAAGAATCATTATCGTAGGTTTTGGGCATTTCGGCAGTACCGTTGGGCGACTGTTACGGGTGAATGGAATTAGTGCAACTGTTTTGGATAATGATCCGCAACGTATTAACCTTCTCCGTTCCAAAGGATTTAAAGTATATTTTGGCGATGCCGCCAAGCCGGGAATTCTGCGTTCCGCGGGTGCAGAAACTGCAGACCTTTTAATTCTGTGTCTGGACAGTCCTGAAAAAAATAAATTTATTCTCGAATATGCGCGCGAACACTTTCCACAACTGAAAATTTACGTCCGAGCAAAAAACCGTCTTGACGCATACGATTTCATCAATAACGGTGTAGAAAATATTTACCGTGAAACGTTAGGAACCGCTGTAGATATGGCCGTTGATATTTTGAAAGCAACCGGAATGCGGGCTTATGCTGCCAGAAGGTTAGGGCAAAGATTTATGGTGATTGATAAAGCGATGACGCGCAAATTAGCAAAAGATCAGTTGAGCGACAAAGTAACTTTTACGATGACAGAGCACCTGGATCGGGAGGCAGAACTTCTCGCAGAAGACAGCCATTCTTTCGACGAATCACAATGGAATGAGTATGAGGAATATCAGAATTAG
- the aroQ gene encoding type II 3-dehydroquinate dehydratase codes for MRILILNGPNLNLLGTREPEIYGSVSMEQYLENLKQEFPQHEILYYQSNIEGEIINRLQENDFESLVINPGAFTHYSYAIADCLKNISQPKIEVHISNIYKREEFRQKSVTAANADGILSGFGMKGYRLAILSLH; via the coding sequence ATGAGAATTTTAATATTGAACGGCCCTAATCTCAATCTTTTGGGAACCCGCGAACCGGAAATTTACGGAAGCGTTTCTATGGAACAATACCTCGAAAACTTAAAGCAAGAATTTCCGCAACATGAAATTCTCTATTATCAATCGAATATTGAAGGGGAAATTATCAACCGTCTGCAAGAAAATGATTTTGAGAGTCTGGTGATTAATCCCGGCGCATTTACCCATTATTCCTATGCGATCGCCGATTGCCTGAAAAATATTTCGCAACCGAAAATAGAAGTTCATATCAGTAATATTTACAAAAGAGAAGAGTTCCGCCAGAAATCCGTCACGGCTGCAAATGCGGATGGGATTTTAAGTGGTTTCGGAATGAAAGGATATCGATTGGCAATCTTGAGTTTGCATTAG
- a CDS encoding YihY/virulence factor BrkB family protein, translating into MKKLTFFWKTLMETFTEWNNSPAGKDAASLAYYAIFSIPGLLIIIIWIAGNFFGEEAIRGEISHQINSVMGQDAAQSIEDMVAGALIDRQNIFMKALGVASLIYGGTTVFFQLQKSLNKLWDVEAAPKKAIIKFLLDRANSLGMIIVIGFLLMITMVLSSLISLLNNFIMFRLGFETYVLMETVNYLSGFILVILVFAFMFKVLPDAEISWKAVWPGAFLTAVLFTIGKFLLSLYFSELKPTSVFGTAGTIVLIMMWINYSCMLIFFGAEFTKVYSQNKGFKIVPSRHAKWSAEKLYQESLKEKNFTASEMKQ; encoded by the coding sequence ATGAAGAAGTTAACTTTTTTCTGGAAGACTTTAATGGAAACCTTCACCGAATGGAATAATTCGCCGGCGGGTAAAGACGCTGCAAGTTTAGCCTATTATGCGATTTTTTCGATTCCGGGATTATTGATCATCATTATTTGGATTGCCGGAAACTTTTTCGGGGAAGAAGCCATTCGTGGTGAAATCAGCCACCAAATCAACAGTGTGATGGGACAGGATGCCGCCCAAAGCATCGAGGATATGGTTGCAGGAGCCTTGATAGACCGGCAGAATATCTTCATGAAAGCACTGGGAGTCGCTTCCCTCATTTACGGTGGAACGACCGTTTTCTTTCAGCTTCAAAAATCCTTAAATAAACTTTGGGATGTAGAAGCAGCACCGAAAAAAGCCATTATCAAATTTTTACTCGACCGCGCCAATTCTCTGGGAATGATTATCGTGATTGGTTTTTTATTAATGATTACGATGGTTCTTTCTTCCCTGATCAGCTTGCTGAATAATTTCATCATGTTTCGGTTAGGATTTGAAACCTATGTTTTAATGGAGACGGTGAATTATTTGTCTGGATTTATCCTGGTCATCCTGGTTTTCGCTTTTATGTTTAAAGTTCTTCCGGATGCAGAAATTTCATGGAAAGCAGTTTGGCCGGGCGCATTTCTTACGGCGGTTCTTTTTACCATCGGGAAATTTTTGCTCAGTCTTTACTTTTCAGAACTGAAACCAACTTCCGTTTTCGGGACCGCAGGTACAATCGTTTTAATTATGATGTGGATTAATTACTCCTGTATGCTCATCTTTTTTGGCGCAGAATTCACCAAAGTGTACTCCCAGAACAAAGGATTTAAAATCGTACCGTCCCGCCATGCAAAATGGAGTGCAGAAAAACTGTATCAGGAATCATTGAAAGAGAAGAATTTTACCGCTAGTGAAATGAAACAGTAA
- a CDS encoding translocation/assembly module TamB domain-containing protein translates to MVLVFSLQFPSVQNFAKGKLVNYLEKKIKTKVILDRVYISFPNSLVMENLYLQGQKVDTLLFARKLDVGLNIPKLLKNTADITSVSLEGVKANVVRNENGTFNFDYIIDAFATKDEEKTPSKPFIISLDKIKLKDIGISFIDNQSRNDINLYFKSFDTGVKTFDLEKNNYAVNDINMDGLRLKLKQDLVEEVANKVVEKVDSLQKQSPLKLGLNKIKLTNFNIDYGDDNTKTFAKVIFKELSTKINQLDLEHRNFGIENLYLKGADINAKLFLPAQNASPKKEEKVSTSTDEKSLALLLNKLVLDDVKVVYDNTAIAKTRSGMDFNHLNFSKMDLDLSDFKMKDGTFAGTVKSAEIKENRGLNIQKFTTDFVFEDQQAYLKDLYLQTPKTVLRDELVLHYNSIEQLSANPGAVKIAANIQKSKVGFSDILMLAPTLRNTVPFNKYPNAILNIDARLKGTVNDLLIQNLQLSGIDQLKVQASGTIKNAMNPDHLYYDLQVRELSSSAKTIYNIVPKNTIPNNITLPSHFKIAGKAKGTTQIVNTNLVITSTLGNAGIRASVDMKWKNQERYDVQANLQNLQIGKIIQNKDLGSITGQIAVKGQGFDPNKANADLSGNIKSVAYKGYTYQNMALNGKVNRGAYVVNLDSKDPNADLKLLASGNFTQKEPTIKVNGTIRKLDLHKLGFYEDQMILAGDIDGDFTSLNPDAPNGYLNLKNFAISDTKDIFALQEVFLKAVSTADQNQITLQSQIADIDLTGKYKLTQILGSLQNTINQYYQFQKPGTKVEKIDPNQFFTFNAKIKDDNLLRKFVPELTEFEPITLVGNYDADSRKLEVNGQIPQVTYGANKISGGVLTINNLNDALVYDVKLADFKNEKIALMKLSLNGDIKDNLITYNASTKDEKDATKFLIAGNVEKMGDLTKISLNPDGLTLNYDNWQVSPDNYLQLSSKGILANNFTISNNGSEISVQSETNIPNSPLNIDIKNFKIETITELIKKDSLLAKGNINGTAQIRDLQNNMTFTSDIDVTDLYVYGSPAGNLEIKANNQSADLIRADISLSGFDNDLKLEGTFNTKSSILDMNLNMNQLQMKTVQGFSMNAIEKAEGYLSGNLKISGKTDKPNILGGIKFNNVGLGLTQLGSNFKNINDEIKFTNRGIDFNDFKIKDESGNAIVIDGSVLTKTYTDFAFNLDVNARNFKVVDSEKNNDKMMYGVLAMNADLKIRGDLDLPKVDGNLKVTDKTDFTFVLPQSSPALQDREGIVEFIDQDQIALQKTIKADSLTDQSKFKGMDVNVNIEVVKDAKISLIIDQANGDFVKLQGEAQLTGGIDPSGKTTLVGIYQVEKGAYEMSVSLLKRKFEIEKGSTITWTGEPMTANLDITAVYKTDAAPLDLLQQQLTTASASELNQYKQRIPFNTLLIMKGELLKPVITFDITTSKENNSVSSEVIDNTTAKLDQLRREESEMNKQVFALLLLNRFVGENPFQSETGLSASTLAKQSVSRILSDQLNNLASDLIGGVELNFDLESTEDYSSGNKNERTDLNVGLTKRLFDDRLKVTVGNNFALEGDARQNEQMTNIAGDITLDYSLSKNGRYMLRAYRKNDYQVALQGQIIETGVGFIITLDYDKFREIFERSRKNKNYRKQNTSSK, encoded by the coding sequence ATGGTCCTGGTTTTCAGTTTACAATTCCCTTCTGTTCAGAATTTTGCCAAAGGAAAACTGGTGAATTATCTGGAAAAAAAAATAAAAACCAAAGTGATTTTAGACCGCGTTTACATCAGCTTTCCCAATAGTTTGGTGATGGAAAATCTGTATTTACAAGGTCAAAAAGTAGACACTCTTTTATTTGCCCGAAAACTGGATGTCGGGTTAAATATTCCGAAACTTCTCAAAAATACGGCTGATATTACTTCTGTCAGTTTAGAAGGTGTAAAAGCAAATGTAGTCCGCAACGAAAACGGTACTTTTAATTTCGATTACATCATCGATGCTTTTGCTACCAAAGATGAAGAAAAAACGCCTTCGAAACCGTTTATTATTTCTTTGGATAAAATAAAACTTAAAGATATTGGGATTTCATTTATTGATAATCAATCCCGAAATGATATTAATCTTTACTTTAAATCATTCGACACGGGCGTAAAAACTTTCGATCTCGAAAAAAATAATTACGCAGTGAATGATATCAATATGGATGGACTGCGATTGAAATTGAAACAGGATTTAGTAGAAGAAGTTGCCAATAAAGTCGTAGAAAAAGTTGACTCTTTGCAAAAACAAAGCCCTTTGAAGTTAGGTTTAAATAAAATTAAACTCACCAATTTCAATATTGATTATGGCGACGACAATACCAAAACTTTTGCGAAAGTTATTTTCAAAGAATTAAGCACAAAAATAAATCAACTCGATTTAGAGCACCGCAATTTCGGAATTGAAAACCTTTATTTAAAAGGAGCAGACATCAATGCCAAATTATTTCTGCCTGCTCAAAATGCCAGTCCAAAAAAAGAAGAAAAAGTTTCAACCTCAACTGACGAAAAATCATTAGCGCTACTATTAAATAAATTAGTTTTAGACGATGTAAAAGTGGTTTACGATAACACGGCGATCGCCAAAACAAGATCGGGAATGGATTTCAATCACCTGAATTTTTCTAAAATGGATCTCGATCTTTCTGATTTCAAAATGAAAGACGGCACTTTTGCCGGAACGGTAAAATCGGCAGAAATCAAAGAAAACCGAGGTTTGAATATTCAGAAATTCACAACCGATTTTGTGTTTGAAGATCAACAGGCTTATTTGAAAGATCTGTATCTGCAAACTCCGAAGACGGTTTTGAGGGATGAACTTGTTCTGCATTATAATTCGATTGAACAGCTTTCTGCCAATCCCGGCGCGGTGAAAATTGCAGCCAATATTCAAAAATCAAAAGTGGGTTTTTCAGATATTTTAATGCTCGCTCCCACTTTAAGAAATACCGTTCCGTTCAATAAATATCCGAATGCGATTCTAAATATTGATGCCAGATTAAAAGGAACAGTTAATGATTTATTGATTCAAAACCTGCAACTTTCGGGAATCGACCAATTAAAAGTGCAGGCGTCGGGAACCATTAAAAATGCCATGAATCCTGATCATTTATATTATGATTTACAAGTTCGGGAACTTTCATCTTCCGCAAAAACTATTTATAATATAGTTCCAAAAAATACGATTCCAAATAATATTACGCTGCCTTCTCATTTTAAAATTGCGGGAAAAGCGAAAGGAACCACTCAGATTGTCAATACAAATCTAGTCATAACTTCTACTTTAGGTAACGCCGGAATTCGTGCGTCAGTCGATATGAAATGGAAAAATCAGGAACGCTACGATGTTCAGGCGAACCTCCAAAATTTACAAATCGGCAAGATTATTCAGAATAAAGATTTGGGTTCCATTACCGGACAAATCGCGGTGAAAGGACAAGGTTTCGATCCGAATAAAGCGAATGCTGATTTGTCAGGAAACATCAAATCGGTCGCTTACAAAGGTTATACTTACCAGAATATGGCGCTGAACGGAAAAGTAAATCGTGGCGCTTATGTTGTCAACCTCGATTCTAAAGATCCAAATGCGGACTTGAAATTATTGGCTTCCGGTAATTTTACGCAAAAAGAACCCACCATTAAAGTGAACGGAACGATCCGAAAATTGGATTTACATAAACTCGGTTTCTACGAAGATCAAATGATTTTGGCCGGAGATATCGACGGCGATTTCACCAGTTTAAATCCCGATGCGCCGAACGGATATCTGAATTTGAAAAATTTTGCAATTTCTGATACGAAAGATATTTTTGCTTTACAGGAAGTTTTTCTAAAAGCTGTTTCCACCGCAGATCAAAATCAAATTACGCTTCAATCTCAAATTGCTGACATCGATTTGACAGGGAAATATAAATTGACGCAAATTTTAGGTTCGTTGCAAAACACCATTAACCAATATTATCAGTTTCAAAAGCCGGGAACGAAAGTTGAAAAAATCGATCCTAACCAGTTTTTTACTTTTAATGCTAAAATTAAAGATGATAATTTACTTCGAAAATTTGTTCCTGAATTAACAGAATTTGAACCGATCACTTTGGTTGGAAATTACGATGCCGATTCCAGAAAGTTAGAAGTCAATGGACAAATTCCGCAAGTAACTTACGGTGCCAATAAAATCAGCGGCGGCGTTTTAACCATTAATAATCTGAATGACGCCTTGGTTTATGATGTGAAACTGGCAGACTTTAAAAATGAAAAAATTGCTTTAATGAAATTAAGTTTAAATGGCGACATTAAAGACAATCTCATCACCTACAACGCTTCTACAAAAGATGAAAAAGATGCCACTAAATTTCTGATTGCAGGAAATGTTGAAAAGATGGGCGACCTCACCAAGATCAGTTTAAACCCTGATGGCTTAACATTGAATTACGATAATTGGCAGGTTTCGCCGGATAATTATTTGCAGTTAAGCAGCAAAGGAATCTTAGCCAATAATTTTACAATTTCTAATAACGGAAGTGAAATCAGCGTGCAATCGGAAACCAATATCCCAAACAGTCCGCTCAATATTGACATTAAAAATTTCAAGATTGAAACGATAACGGAACTCATTAAAAAAGATTCGCTTCTGGCAAAAGGGAATATTAATGGAACTGCGCAAATCCGCGACTTGCAAAATAATATGACTTTTACATCAGATATTGATGTGACTGATTTATATGTTTACGGTAGTCCGGCTGGAAATTTAGAAATTAAAGCCAATAACCAATCTGCAGACTTAATTCGTGCAGATATCTCACTGTCCGGCTTTGACAATGATCTAAAACTCGAAGGAACTTTCAACACCAAATCCAGCATTTTGGATATGAACCTCAACATGAATCAACTTCAAATGAAAACGGTTCAGGGATTTTCAATGAATGCTATTGAAAAGGCTGAAGGTTATCTTTCCGGAAATTTAAAAATAAGTGGTAAAACCGACAAACCAAATATTTTGGGCGGTATTAAATTTAATAATGTCGGTTTAGGTCTCACCCAATTGGGCAGTAATTTTAAAAACATTAATGATGAAATCAAATTCACGAATCGCGGAATTGATTTTAATGACTTTAAAATTAAAGATGAATCCGGAAATGCAATTGTCATTGATGGATCAGTGCTTACCAAAACGTATACAGATTTTGCCTTTAATTTAGACGTGAATGCAAGAAACTTTAAAGTGGTAGATTCTGAAAAAAATAACGATAAAATGATGTACGGCGTTCTCGCGATGAATGCCGATTTAAAAATCCGTGGAGATTTGGATTTACCAAAGGTTGACGGAAATTTAAAAGTGACCGATAAAACAGATTTCACTTTTGTTTTACCGCAATCTTCGCCAGCTTTACAGGATCGCGAAGGCATTGTAGAGTTTATTGATCAGGATCAAATCGCGTTGCAGAAAACCATTAAAGCAGATTCGCTAACCGACCAAAGCAAATTTAAAGGAATGGACGTGAACGTGAATATCGAGGTCGTTAAAGACGCGAAAATCTCTTTAATTATCGATCAGGCAAACGGTGATTTTGTAAAACTTCAGGGAGAAGCACAGCTAACGGGCGGCATCGATCCTTCGGGAAAAACAACTTTAGTCGGCATTTACCAGGTTGAAAAAGGAGCGTACGAAATGTCGGTAAGTTTACTGAAAAGAAAATTTGAAATCGAAAAAGGAAGCACCATTACCTGGACAGGCGAACCGATGACGGCGAATCTGGACATTACCGCGGTATATAAAACGGATGCGGCACCACTCGATTTATTGCAGCAGCAATTAACGACTGCTTCCGCCAGCGAACTCAATCAGTATAAGCAAAGAATACCGTTCAACACCTTATTGATCATGAAAGGTGAATTGCTGAAACCCGTGATTACTTTTGACATCACCACTTCTAAGGAAAACAATTCCGTCTCTTCTGAAGTGATTGACAATACAACGGCGAAACTGGATCAGTTGCGGCGCGAGGAATCTGAAATGAATAAACAGGTTTTTGCCTTGCTTCTTTTAAACAGATTCGTGGGTGAAAATCCTTTCCAAAGTGAAACCGGTTTATCGGCTTCTACTTTAGCGAAACAAAGTGTGAGCCGTATTTTATCGGATCAGCTGAATAATTTGGCTTCTGATTTAATTGGTGGTGTAGAATTGAATTTTGATTTGGAATCTACAGAAGATTATTCCAGCGGTAATAAAAATGAAAGAACCGATCTGAATGTTGGTCTGACGAAAAGATTATTTGATGACCGCCTGAAAGTGACCGTGGGAAACAATTTCGCTTTGGAAGGTGATGCCAGACAAAATGAACAGATGACCAATATCGCAGGCGATATTACTTTGGATTACAGTCTTTCTAAAAACGGCAGATACATGTTGAGGGCATACCGGAAAAACGATTATCAGGTCGCCTTGCAAGGTCAGATTATCGAAACCGGAGTCGGATTTATCATCACTTTAGATTACGATAAATTCAGGGAAATATTCGAACGTTCCAGGAAAAATAAAAATTACCGAAAACAAAATACGTCTTCAAAATAA
- the rpsT gene encoding 30S ribosomal protein S20 — protein MANHKSALKRIRQSEKRRVINRYYHKTARTVLKVLRNEEDKAAATLQLPSVISLLDKLVKKNIIHKNKAANLKSKLTKHVNKLA, from the coding sequence ATGGCAAATCATAAATCAGCTCTGAAAAGAATCAGACAAAGCGAAAAAAGAAGAGTAATAAACAGATATTACCACAAGACTGCTAGAACAGTTTTGAAAGTATTGAGAAATGAAGAAGATAAAGCTGCCGCTACGTTACAGTTGCCATCAGTAATCTCTTTGTTAGACAAGTTGGTGAAGAAAAACATCATCCACAAAAACAAGGCAGCCAACCTTAAAAGTAAGTTGACTAAGCACGTTAATAAATTAGCGTAA